Proteins found in one Pyxidicoccus trucidator genomic segment:
- a CDS encoding ExeA family protein: MTTYLDFFELTQEPFSNAPVSRFYYNSAQHSQALTRLMHAVSYMKGLSILIGDIGAGKTTLARRMLDSLPESEYEAALLVIIHSGITANWLLRRIALQLGVENPAQEKLALLSQLYQRLLQIYESGKKAVVLIDEAQMLETRELMEEFRGLLNLEVPERKLISFVFFGLPEIEKNLKLDAPLAQRVAMRYKLEPFTAESTEAYVKHRLRLAGCPRMPFSPEALLAVHQHASGSPRVINTLCDNALFEAFLARQDTIPGELVHRIGKNLGLQGVNSPAGEAGERAVASVTALPRTASSKVDLAEIDRYLEGLGKL; the protein is encoded by the coding sequence ATGACGACCTACCTCGACTTCTTCGAGCTGACCCAGGAGCCCTTCTCCAACGCTCCGGTGAGCCGCTTCTATTACAACTCCGCGCAGCACTCGCAGGCGCTCACCCGGCTGATGCACGCGGTGAGCTACATGAAGGGCCTGTCCATCCTCATCGGGGACATCGGCGCGGGGAAGACGACGCTGGCGCGCCGCATGCTCGACTCGCTGCCCGAGTCCGAGTACGAGGCCGCGCTGCTGGTCATCATCCACTCCGGGATTACGGCCAACTGGCTGCTGCGGCGCATTGCCCTGCAGCTGGGCGTGGAGAACCCCGCGCAGGAGAAGCTGGCGCTGCTGTCGCAGCTGTACCAGCGCCTGCTGCAAATCTACGAGTCCGGCAAGAAGGCCGTCGTCCTCATCGACGAAGCGCAGATGCTGGAGACGCGCGAGCTGATGGAGGAGTTCCGGGGGCTGCTCAACCTGGAAGTGCCGGAGCGCAAGCTCATCTCCTTCGTCTTCTTCGGGCTGCCCGAGATTGAGAAGAACCTGAAGCTGGACGCGCCGCTCGCGCAGCGGGTGGCCATGCGCTACAAGCTGGAGCCCTTCACCGCCGAGTCCACGGAGGCGTACGTCAAGCACCGCCTCCGGCTGGCCGGGTGCCCGCGCATGCCCTTCTCGCCCGAGGCGCTGCTGGCCGTCCACCAGCACGCGTCCGGCTCCCCCCGCGTCATCAACACCCTGTGCGACAACGCCCTCTTCGAGGCCTTCCTCGCGCGGCAGGACACCATCCCCGGGGAGCTGGTGCACCGCATCGGGAAGAACCTGGGGCTCCAGGGCGTGAACTCGCCCGCTGGGGAAGCAGGCGAGCGAGCAGTCGCCTCCGTCACGGCGCTGCCCCGGACGGCGAGCAGCAAGGTGGACCTGGCGGAGATCGACC